A single region of the Gemmata palustris genome encodes:
- a CDS encoding DUF309 domain-containing protein, whose product MKTVPAGGDLAAPMILSVYPMSGAPDIPDPRFLAGVELFNRREFFDAHEVWEDLWHECAGPDRRFYQALIQAAVAAYHWARGNATGSARLYHSGRRYMEPFRPVHLGLAVDAFWDQMAAHLAVALGDATAAPVPPPTIRLDSAR is encoded by the coding sequence ATGAAGACGGTGCCGGCGGGCGGTGATCTCGCGGCGCCGATGATCCTTTCGGTATACCCGATGTCCGGCGCGCCCGACATACCCGATCCGCGGTTCCTCGCGGGAGTGGAACTATTCAACCGGCGCGAGTTCTTCGACGCGCACGAAGTTTGGGAAGACTTGTGGCACGAGTGCGCGGGACCGGACCGGCGCTTCTACCAGGCGCTGATTCAGGCGGCGGTCGCGGCGTACCACTGGGCGCGCGGCAACGCGACCGGGTCAGCGCGCCTGTATCACTCCGGGCGCCGGTACATGGAACCGTTCCGCCCGGTACACTTGGGGTTGGCGGTGGATGCGTTCTGGGACCAGATGGCCGCGCACCTCGCGGTTGCCCTCGGCGACGCGACTGCCGCACCGGTGCCGCCACCCACGATCCGGCTCGACTCGGCCAGGTAA
- a CDS encoding alpha/beta fold hydrolase — translation MDEQRQPNPLTPFPKKEGGTEPNAETGASQAPVLSPSPFRGGVGEGLSAVGLFPASDGYSFYFRHYAPAGIPRARIVIVHGIRSHGGWYARSCRVLAEAGFDVYFLDRRGSGLNTAHRGDTPNFRRLIDDVAEFVQRLRASHGWLPVFVCGISWGGKLAVGLPYRKPGLVDGLVLLCPGLVPKVAPPVPQRARIAVARVFRPWKFFPIPLNEPDLFTASPEWRRYIDAEPHGLRLATARFLFSSFSLDIYLNRAAKRVTVPALLALAEHDRIIDNSRTADFVARFPGPTETVTYPGAHHTLEFEREDHPWLADVVRWVEKQL, via the coding sequence TTGGATGAGCAAAGGCAACCTAACCCCCTAACCCCCTTCCCTAAGAAGGAAGGGGGAACAGAGCCAAATGCAGAAACTGGTGCATCGCAAGCGCCGGTATTAAGCCCCTCTCCGTTTAGGGGAGGGGTTGGGGAGGGGTTATCGGCCGTAGGTCTTTTCCCCGCCTCCGACGGCTATTCCTTCTACTTCCGCCATTACGCTCCCGCCGGTATCCCGCGCGCGCGGATCGTGATTGTTCACGGCATTCGTAGTCACGGCGGGTGGTACGCGCGTTCGTGTCGCGTACTCGCGGAGGCCGGGTTCGATGTGTACTTTCTGGATCGCCGCGGTTCCGGGCTGAACACGGCTCACCGCGGGGACACGCCGAACTTCCGGCGGCTGATCGACGACGTGGCAGAGTTCGTCCAACGCCTCCGCGCGTCTCACGGGTGGCTGCCGGTGTTTGTGTGCGGCATCTCGTGGGGTGGAAAGCTCGCAGTCGGTTTGCCGTACCGCAAGCCGGGCCTCGTTGACGGCCTAGTTCTGCTGTGCCCCGGGCTCGTGCCCAAAGTCGCGCCGCCGGTGCCGCAACGCGCACGGATCGCAGTTGCGCGAGTATTCCGTCCGTGGAAATTCTTCCCCATTCCGTTGAACGAGCCGGACCTGTTCACTGCGTCCCCGGAGTGGCGGCGCTACATCGACGCAGAACCACACGGCCTTCGGCTCGCGACGGCGCGGTTCCTGTTCAGCAGTTTCTCGCTCGACATCTACTTAAATCGCGCGGCGAAGCGCGTCACCGTGCCAGCGCTCCTTGCGCTCGCGGAACACGATCGCATCATTGATAACTCGAGGACCGCGGATTTCGTGGCGCGCTTCCCGGGGCCGACAGAAACCGTGACGTACCCTGGCGCGCACCACACGCTGGAGTTCGAGCGCGAGGATCACCCCTGGCTCGCCGATGTGGTGCGCTGGGTGGAGAAACAGTTGTAG
- a CDS encoding type II secretion system F family protein, whose translation MLFSSSKCPLPALVEWCRALRFSLSAGLDPVKIFKQQAKSGPRPLRALAGEFAKKLAAGESLEDALEPHRDTFPPLFVELVAVGEQTGRLEDTFRELEQYYAAALTTQRNFRSQMAYPAIQYVAAVLIISGLIFILGMLGIKMDPTGLGLTGTQGALTFLLCGAALVGGILFVLKMAADNVRFRAKLEGTFLMVPGWGPALLAFAVLRFAVALRMCAEAGLRAETTLHYCFRATCNSRFQAGEARAVEVAKRGGELVESIDESRAPFPREFRETLVTGEETGNMTEVMERLADRYREDAERKMKAAAQVTGYAIYALVALMIIFFIFRIASVYLGALNGAAG comes from the coding sequence ATGCTCTTTTCTTCCTCGAAATGCCCGCTGCCCGCGCTCGTGGAGTGGTGCCGGGCGCTCCGGTTCAGCCTGAGTGCGGGCCTCGACCCGGTAAAGATCTTCAAACAACAAGCGAAGTCCGGGCCGCGCCCGCTGCGGGCACTCGCCGGCGAGTTCGCGAAAAAACTCGCGGCCGGCGAATCACTGGAAGACGCCCTCGAACCGCACCGCGACACGTTCCCGCCGCTGTTCGTGGAACTCGTCGCCGTGGGCGAACAGACCGGGCGCCTCGAAGACACGTTCCGGGAACTCGAACAGTATTACGCGGCGGCGCTGACGACCCAGCGCAACTTCCGCTCACAGATGGCGTACCCCGCGATCCAGTACGTCGCGGCCGTGCTCATCATCAGCGGGCTCATCTTCATTCTGGGGATGCTCGGCATCAAGATGGACCCGACCGGGCTGGGACTCACGGGCACCCAGGGAGCGCTCACGTTCCTGCTCTGCGGCGCGGCCCTCGTGGGCGGGATTCTGTTCGTGCTGAAGATGGCCGCCGACAACGTGCGGTTCCGCGCGAAGCTCGAGGGCACGTTCCTGATGGTGCCCGGCTGGGGGCCGGCGCTGCTCGCGTTCGCGGTGCTCCGGTTCGCGGTGGCGCTGCGGATGTGTGCCGAGGCCGGGCTGCGGGCCGAAACGACCCTGCACTACTGCTTCCGCGCCACGTGCAACTCGCGCTTCCAGGCGGGCGAGGCGCGGGCCGTGGAGGTGGCCAAGCGCGGCGGCGAACTGGTCGAATCCATCGACGAGTCCCGAGCGCCGTTCCCGAGAGAGTTCCGCGAAACGCTCGTGACCGGCGAGGAAACGGGCAACATGACCGAGGTGATGGAGCGCCTCGCGGACCGCTACCGCGAGGACGCGGAGCGCAAGATGAAGGCCGCAGCGCAGGTCACCGGGTACGCTATTTACGCGCTGGTCGCGCTGATGATTATCTTCTTCATCTTCCGCATCGCCAGTGTGTACCTGGGCGCGCTCAACGGCGCCGCGGGGTAG
- a CDS encoding TlpA family protein disulfide reductase, whose translation MRMLCAAALSLSVGLWIAYAQDKKPAEGSKSDRAERFAALKKKFEDENKELTAQLAKAENPGDARALQGEMKELVLLTASKAFEIAKDDPKDEVGFEAAAFIVQTAGRIGATGEDVEKAVQMVALHHAANAKVRDLLVPAMRLGEPGDKLIKAVSEKATDKDTKGVATFIRGYKIAQAIEEQEDEKEVALMVKDATAMLEQAAKEAPNAKINPSSPKSPTVGDLATKEIENLKAVTLLAVGKAAPEVESMTLDGKKVKISDYKGKVVLFDIWATWCGPCKAMIPHERDLVKKLEGKPFELISVSADNKKETLEKFLEGEKMPWTHWWDNGPESAVLKKYRVRAFPTMFVIDHTGVIRHKWVGNPGNEKIDAAIEELVKAAIKAKG comes from the coding sequence ATGCGCATGCTTTGTGCCGCCGCGCTGTCCTTGTCCGTGGGCCTGTGGATCGCCTACGCGCAAGACAAGAAACCGGCCGAGGGGTCGAAGTCCGACCGGGCCGAGAGGTTCGCCGCACTGAAAAAGAAGTTCGAGGACGAGAACAAGGAACTCACCGCGCAGCTCGCGAAGGCCGAGAACCCCGGCGACGCGCGGGCACTTCAGGGCGAGATGAAAGAACTCGTGCTGCTTACCGCGAGCAAGGCGTTCGAGATCGCGAAGGACGACCCGAAGGACGAGGTCGGGTTCGAGGCCGCCGCGTTCATCGTGCAAACGGCGGGGCGCATCGGCGCGACCGGCGAGGACGTGGAGAAGGCCGTCCAGATGGTCGCCCTGCACCACGCGGCCAACGCGAAGGTCCGGGACCTGCTCGTCCCCGCGATGCGCCTGGGCGAACCGGGCGACAAACTCATCAAGGCCGTGTCCGAGAAGGCCACCGACAAGGACACGAAGGGCGTCGCAACGTTCATTCGCGGGTACAAGATCGCACAAGCGATCGAGGAACAAGAGGACGAGAAGGAAGTCGCGCTCATGGTGAAGGACGCGACCGCCATGCTGGAGCAGGCCGCGAAAGAGGCCCCGAACGCGAAGATCAACCCGTCGTCCCCCAAGAGCCCCACGGTCGGCGACCTCGCGACCAAGGAAATCGAGAACCTGAAGGCCGTGACCCTGCTGGCCGTGGGCAAGGCCGCGCCGGAAGTCGAATCAATGACCCTTGATGGCAAGAAGGTCAAGATCTCCGACTACAAGGGCAAGGTCGTCCTGTTCGACATCTGGGCGACGTGGTGCGGGCCGTGCAAGGCGATGATCCCGCACGAGCGCGACCTGGTGAAGAAGCTCGAGGGCAAGCCGTTCGAGCTCATCAGCGTGAGCGCGGACAACAAGAAGGAAACGCTCGAGAAGTTCCTGGAAGGCGAGAAGATGCCGTGGACGCACTGGTGGGACAACGGCCCGGAGAGCGCGGTTCTGAAGAAGTACCGCGTGCGCGCGTTCCCCACGATGTTCGTGATCGACCACACCGGCGTGATCCGGCACAAGTGGGTCGGCAACCCGGGTAACGAAAAGATCGACGCCGCGATCGAGGAACTGGTGAAGGCCGCGATCAAGGCGAAGGGCTGA
- a CDS encoding enolase C-terminal domain-like protein, producing MRVVELEVRHVRVALRRKVTHASHVRTETDNVVVRCKLSDGSVGYGEGVPRDYVTGETIDFSFDLLKRSDVAKQLDTDAENFVQAVHLAERLKLAVEPSDDRGILGNSARCALELAVLDAFGRAFGEPLTRVTELVAPELYQFRDRVQYSGVIGNPRGWKKRLYPLVYRLAGFKQVKLKVGIEGQDDVKRTKTMRRWLGRKIDLRVDANEAWAPADAAARIRELEPFGITSVEQPVRHEDVACLADVRKQVKAPIMLDESLCGAVDAERAVRGGWCDLFNLRLSKCGGFIPSLRLAQFAKRHNLGYQLGCQVGETAILSAAGRHFAASVADIRYLEGSYDRHLVWESLAVDDLTFQRTGWAPALVGSGLGFALDPARLDWVTKRKETLLG from the coding sequence ATGCGCGTTGTTGAACTCGAGGTCCGACACGTTCGCGTCGCGCTGCGGCGGAAGGTCACGCACGCGAGCCACGTGCGCACGGAGACGGACAACGTCGTTGTGCGGTGCAAACTCAGCGACGGTAGTGTCGGTTACGGCGAAGGTGTCCCGCGCGACTACGTGACCGGCGAGACGATCGACTTCTCGTTCGACCTGCTCAAGCGCTCGGACGTCGCGAAGCAGCTCGACACCGACGCCGAGAACTTCGTTCAAGCGGTTCACCTCGCGGAGCGACTCAAACTCGCGGTGGAACCCAGTGACGACCGCGGGATTCTCGGCAACTCGGCCCGCTGCGCCCTGGAACTCGCGGTACTCGACGCATTCGGCCGAGCCTTCGGCGAACCACTCACACGGGTCACCGAACTGGTGGCCCCCGAACTCTACCAGTTCCGCGATCGGGTGCAGTACAGCGGCGTCATCGGGAACCCGCGCGGCTGGAAGAAGCGACTCTACCCCCTCGTGTACCGGCTCGCGGGGTTCAAACAGGTCAAACTCAAGGTCGGCATTGAGGGGCAGGACGATGTGAAGCGGACGAAGACGATGCGCCGCTGGCTCGGGCGCAAGATCGATTTGCGCGTTGACGCGAACGAAGCCTGGGCGCCGGCCGACGCCGCGGCCCGCATTCGCGAACTGGAGCCGTTCGGCATCACGAGCGTCGAACAACCGGTACGGCACGAAGACGTCGCGTGTCTCGCGGACGTGCGCAAACAGGTGAAGGCGCCGATCATGCTCGACGAATCGCTTTGCGGCGCGGTGGACGCCGAGCGCGCGGTTCGCGGCGGGTGGTGCGATTTGTTCAACCTGCGCCTCTCGAAGTGCGGCGGGTTCATTCCCAGTTTGCGCCTCGCGCAGTTCGCGAAACGGCACAACCTCGGTTATCAGCTCGGTTGCCAGGTCGGTGAGACCGCGATCCTGAGCGCAGCGGGTCGGCACTTCGCCGCGAGCGTGGCCGATATTCGCTACTTAGAGGGCAGCTACGACCGGCACCTGGTGTGGGAGTCGCTTGCGGTCGATGACCTCACGTTCCAGCGCACCGGCTGGGCGCCGGCACTCGTCGGGAGCGGACTCGGGTTCGCGCTCGACCCGGCCCGGCTCGATTGGGTCACCAAGCGCAAGGAGACGCTGCTTGGATGA
- a CDS encoding ArnT family glycosyltransferase encodes MDEREHRGVVGWCRLLFTDILFPGAADTDTRVRRLSLLLVLLLPAVLLYPTRGFHLLEPDEGRYAQIPKEMLQNGSWVVPTLQGEPYLDKPPLMYWLTALSYRAFGVSPESARLVPALCVHFTILAVYLIGRRSVGERSAFWAAMLLSVAPGFVSVARLLLLDGLLVLCVTTSVLCGFEAVRTGTLKRGWWVAAAVASGLGFLTKGPISEVLLFVPLWVYGFLMRGGGAFLANGRREPAGVTTLSLDAQAAHTQSEPSGVRVSHQPAHAGRSPAAVVRWYWYLAFFGVVFAVNLPWYVAIYFREPQFLKYFFWEHNVMRFLQPFDHLQPIWYYVPILLGGLLPGTFLLAAYFWRLIRSAPGDSANRSSAGGFWLLTGAWCVFFFSCSGSKLPTYVLPAYPFLCLAVGEFVARTKWNTAFRTRALIGGMAALVMMAHYVAVPWYARERSPFGRPELVERFVSDPDVAVVCFPRNCDSLAFYHDRSDMRNVRTKSVNQLMVDCHHRPRTVILFTHHDSLQGFKNTLPPSLEIVETSTLKRKGKSSILDKFAGATPWGLCDVAVVVPKYHVPPRDGAE; translated from the coding sequence ATGGACGAGCGAGAGCACCGGGGCGTAGTCGGGTGGTGTCGGCTGCTTTTCACAGACATTTTGTTCCCCGGCGCGGCGGACACCGATACGCGGGTGCGCCGACTTTCGCTGCTGTTGGTTCTGCTCCTGCCCGCGGTACTTCTGTACCCCACACGCGGGTTCCACCTGTTGGAGCCCGACGAGGGCCGGTACGCGCAGATCCCCAAGGAAATGCTGCAAAACGGTTCGTGGGTCGTGCCCACACTCCAGGGCGAGCCGTACCTCGATAAGCCGCCGCTGATGTACTGGCTGACGGCGCTGAGCTATCGCGCGTTCGGCGTGTCGCCGGAATCCGCACGGCTCGTGCCCGCGCTGTGTGTTCACTTCACGATTCTCGCGGTGTACCTGATCGGGCGCCGGAGCGTGGGCGAGCGAAGTGCGTTCTGGGCCGCGATGCTACTTTCTGTCGCGCCGGGATTCGTGAGCGTCGCGCGACTGCTCTTGCTCGACGGCCTTCTGGTACTGTGCGTAACGACGTCCGTGCTGTGCGGCTTCGAGGCCGTGCGCACCGGTACGCTGAAGCGCGGGTGGTGGGTCGCGGCCGCGGTCGCGTCGGGGTTGGGGTTCCTCACGAAAGGGCCGATCTCGGAAGTGCTGCTGTTCGTGCCGCTGTGGGTGTACGGGTTCCTGATGCGGGGGGGCGGAGCGTTTTTGGCGAACGGCCGGCGTGAGCCGGCTGGTGTGACTACGCTGTCACTCGATGCACAAGCCGCGCACACGCAATCGGAGCCGTCCGGTGTGCGAGTTTCTCACCAGCCGGCTCACGCCGGCCGTTCGCCGGCCGCGGTCGTTCGGTGGTACTGGTACCTCGCGTTCTTCGGCGTGGTGTTCGCGGTGAACCTGCCGTGGTACGTCGCGATTTACTTCCGCGAGCCGCAGTTCCTGAAGTACTTCTTCTGGGAACACAACGTGATGCGGTTCCTGCAGCCGTTCGACCACCTGCAACCCATCTGGTACTACGTCCCCATTTTGCTCGGCGGGCTCTTGCCCGGTACGTTCCTGCTCGCGGCCTACTTCTGGCGCCTGATCCGCTCCGCGCCCGGGGACAGCGCGAACCGCTCGTCCGCGGGCGGGTTCTGGCTGCTCACCGGGGCGTGGTGCGTGTTCTTCTTCAGTTGCTCGGGCAGCAAGTTACCGACTTACGTGCTCCCGGCGTACCCGTTCTTGTGTCTCGCGGTCGGAGAGTTCGTGGCGCGCACGAAGTGGAACACCGCGTTCCGCACGCGGGCGCTGATCGGGGGAATGGCCGCGCTCGTGATGATGGCGCACTACGTCGCGGTGCCGTGGTACGCGCGCGAGCGGTCACCGTTCGGCCGGCCGGAACTGGTCGAGCGGTTCGTGAGCGACCCCGACGTGGCGGTGGTGTGTTTTCCGCGGAACTGTGACTCGCTCGCGTTCTACCACGACCGGTCCGACATGCGCAACGTGCGCACCAAGAGCGTGAACCAACTCATGGTGGACTGCCACCACCGCCCGCGCACGGTGATCCTGTTTACGCACCACGACTCGTTGCAGGGCTTCAAGAACACGCTCCCGCCGAGCCTGGAGATCGTGGAGACGAGCACACTCAAGCGGAAGGGGAAGTCGTCCATCCTCGACAAGTTCGCGGGCGCGACGCCGTGGGGCCTGTGCGACGTGGCTGTCGTGGTGCCGAAGTATCACGTGCCCCCACGCGACGGTGCAGAGTAA
- a CDS encoding glycosyltransferase family 2 protein → MAKPTAPHDGVTVVIPAHNAAAQLEKMLPAWGLLLGKQNRPVQIIVVNDGSTDGTAAVLEKLAPRVPHLHVLTHDTHRGFGTCLRTALAETTHPLFMYAGLDNQYTPGDIRPMLERIELRDEIFGKQPDLISGFRAGRPRPTLVKWVSGAWKLFWRVFAGLPIVDSPPWYGWGEWWYKTRAGWVFGVPLADVNSAFKLYRTAFLKRVPIQSDGDFVHVELVAKATFLTSIMDEIPLTPKNPPEPLPPLGPVSADRSRVFSDPKFAFDMPATVKPPEAGDAVAPPDAPAAEANAEGLASPGSPVPAS, encoded by the coding sequence ATGGCCAAACCTACTGCTCCGCACGACGGCGTGACCGTCGTCATCCCGGCCCACAACGCGGCCGCGCAGCTCGAAAAGATGCTGCCCGCGTGGGGACTACTGCTCGGCAAGCAGAACCGGCCGGTTCAGATCATCGTCGTGAACGACGGGAGCACCGACGGTACCGCGGCGGTCCTCGAGAAGCTCGCGCCGCGGGTTCCTCACCTGCACGTGCTCACTCACGACACGCACCGCGGATTCGGCACGTGTCTCCGCACCGCGCTCGCGGAAACAACGCACCCCCTTTTCATGTACGCGGGGCTCGACAACCAGTACACGCCGGGCGACATCCGGCCGATGCTGGAGCGGATCGAACTGCGGGACGAGATTTTCGGCAAACAACCGGACCTCATCAGCGGGTTCCGCGCCGGCCGGCCGCGCCCGACTCTGGTGAAGTGGGTGAGCGGCGCGTGGAAGCTGTTTTGGCGCGTCTTCGCGGGGTTGCCGATCGTCGATTCGCCGCCGTGGTACGGTTGGGGCGAGTGGTGGTACAAGACCCGTGCGGGGTGGGTGTTCGGGGTGCCGCTCGCGGACGTGAACAGTGCGTTCAAGCTCTACCGGACCGCGTTCCTGAAGCGCGTGCCGATTCAGTCGGACGGGGACTTCGTTCACGTCGAACTCGTGGCAAAGGCGACGTTCCTCACGAGCATCATGGACGAAATCCCGCTCACGCCGAAGAACCCGCCCGAACCGCTACCGCCACTCGGTCCGGTTTCCGCAGACCGAAGCCGCGTGTTCAGCGATCCGAAGTTCGCCTTCGATATGCCCGCCACAGTAAAGCCGCCGGAAGCGGGTGACGCAGTCGCACCGCCGGATGCGCCCGCAGCAGAGGCGAACGCCGAGGGACTCGCTTCCCCCGGTTCTCCAGTCCCCGCGTCATGA
- a CDS encoding FHA domain-containing protein: MAEGQFGELVPVGGGDAIPLVNEVMTIGRRESCDICLRFQNISGSHCELSLRDGIWHLRDLNSTNGVKVNGDRTLRRPLRPGDEIDIAKHKYIIQYQPRPGVKLEEIFEEEDNVFGQSLMEKAGLEKPKQPSQKRK; the protein is encoded by the coding sequence ATGGCAGAGGGCCAATTCGGGGAACTCGTCCCGGTGGGTGGCGGGGACGCGATTCCGCTGGTTAACGAAGTGATGACCATCGGCCGGCGCGAATCGTGTGACATCTGCTTGCGGTTTCAGAACATCTCCGGTTCGCACTGCGAGTTGTCCCTGCGCGACGGCATCTGGCACCTGCGGGATCTTAACAGCACCAACGGCGTGAAGGTGAACGGGGACCGCACCCTTCGGCGCCCGCTCCGCCCCGGCGACGAGATCGACATTGCCAAACACAAGTACATCATCCAGTACCAGCCCCGCCCCGGCGTAAAACTCGAAGAAATCTTCGAGGAAGAGGACAACGTGTTCGGTCAATCGCTGATGGAAAAAGCCGGACTCGAAAAGCCGAAGCAACCGAGCCAAAAGCGGAAATAA
- a CDS encoding DUF6513 domain-containing protein: MSAPAPSLPRILFITGKLAEPALRRVVDELAPNAAFEPYVAALPITVAALMTTNWVSRHLPPLPPDLNRVILPGFCRGEVEEVSRAVGAPAERGPTDLRDLPEFFGKRSAPRDYGKYDIEILAEINHAAKKSLDAIVREARRYRDSGADVIDLGCDPGPAWNGVGDAVRALRADGFRVSIDSFNPDEVDAALAAGAELVLSVNGTNVEHARRWHVAYPEVEVVAIPDTPSDSDSLARTVDVLRGIGIKHRLDPILEPIGFGFAASLGRYIDTRRRFPDAELMMGVGNLTELTDVDSAGLNVLLAGFCQELGVRSVLTTEVINWARSSVNEFDLARRLVFHAVREKVLPKRLEPGLVMLRDPKVPEQGEELLQELARRVTDRNYRIFAERGELHVFNGSVYLRGADPFALFTQLASTDPKLDPAHAFYLGYEFAKAVTALTLGKGYTQDQALRWGFLTVPETSHRNPGERPV; this comes from the coding sequence ATGAGTGCGCCCGCCCCCTCTCTGCCGCGCATTCTGTTCATCACCGGGAAGCTCGCGGAGCCGGCCCTCCGGCGCGTCGTGGACGAACTTGCGCCGAATGCCGCGTTCGAGCCATATGTCGCAGCGCTCCCGATCACCGTTGCGGCGCTGATGACGACCAACTGGGTCTCGCGCCACCTTCCCCCACTGCCGCCCGATCTCAATCGCGTGATTCTTCCGGGGTTCTGCCGCGGGGAGGTCGAGGAGGTGTCGCGGGCGGTGGGCGCGCCCGCCGAGCGCGGGCCGACCGACCTCCGCGACCTGCCCGAGTTCTTTGGCAAGCGGTCCGCGCCGCGCGACTACGGGAAGTACGACATCGAGATTCTCGCGGAGATTAATCACGCCGCGAAGAAGTCGCTTGATGCGATCGTGCGCGAAGCCCGGCGCTACCGCGATAGCGGCGCGGACGTGATCGATCTGGGCTGCGACCCCGGCCCCGCGTGGAACGGGGTGGGGGATGCGGTCCGTGCCCTTCGAGCTGATGGGTTCCGCGTATCCATTGACAGCTTCAACCCGGACGAAGTGGACGCCGCACTCGCGGCCGGCGCGGAACTCGTGTTGAGCGTGAACGGCACGAACGTCGAGCACGCGCGCCGGTGGCACGTCGCGTACCCCGAAGTCGAAGTGGTCGCGATCCCGGACACGCCGAGCGATTCGGACAGCCTCGCGCGCACGGTCGACGTGCTTCGCGGTATCGGGATCAAGCACCGGCTCGACCCGATCCTCGAACCGATCGGCTTCGGGTTCGCGGCCTCGCTCGGGCGCTACATCGACACGCGGCGCCGGTTCCCGGACGCGGAACTGATGATGGGCGTGGGCAACCTCACCGAACTCACGGACGTGGACTCAGCCGGGTTGAACGTGCTGCTCGCGGGGTTCTGCCAGGAACTCGGCGTGCGCAGCGTGTTGACGACGGAAGTCATCAACTGGGCGCGTTCGTCGGTAAATGAGTTCGACCTCGCGCGCCGGCTCGTGTTCCACGCGGTCCGCGAAAAAGTGCTCCCGAAGCGCCTCGAACCCGGCCTGGTCATGCTCCGCGACCCGAAGGTGCCCGAGCAGGGCGAGGAACTGCTCCAAGAGTTGGCGCGCCGGGTGACCGATCGGAACTACCGCATTTTCGCGGAACGCGGTGAGCTGCACGTCTTCAACGGGAGCGTTTATTTACGCGGCGCGGACCCGTTCGCGCTGTTCACGCAGCTCGCGTCTACGGACCCGAAGCTCGATCCCGCGCACGCCTTTTACCTCGGTTACGAGTTCGCCAAAGCCGTAACTGCGCTCACTCTCGGCAAGGGGTACACTCAGGACCAGGCGCTGCGCTGGGGGTTCCTCACCGTCCCGGAGACGAGTCACCGCAACCCGGGCGAACGGCCGGTGTGA
- a CDS encoding prenyltransferase/squalene oxidase repeat-containing protein codes for MKKRLLAPLFAFPALVALVLAPAPSAAQPNGDALKATVDKATEYLKKSQKEDGSWSAEPQNRGVTGIVVAGLIRTGTKPEDEPVAKGVKFIEKLVNAKAGHIAGDDSKAGLINYTTSINILALDAANKGDKYKGVIGNATKYLKEYQWDEARGKKDDSDYYGGAGYAGDKSRPDLSNTAFFLEALKTAGVAKDDPAFKKAQVFISRCQNFESEYNTAPWAKKNNDGSFAYTGANGGENRRSDDTKNDMGGYGSMTYAGVKSMIYCGIAKDDKRVQKALEWIGKNYTLDANPGMPEVNSQRGLYYYYHTFAKTMDVLGIDEFTDAKGVKHDWRADLLAAIAKRQKPDGSFVNETDRWMEGDKNLVTGYALMALSYCKKK; via the coding sequence ATGAAGAAGCGATTGCTCGCGCCCCTGTTCGCGTTCCCCGCGCTCGTCGCACTCGTACTGGCGCCCGCGCCGTCGGCCGCACAGCCGAACGGAGACGCGCTGAAGGCGACCGTGGACAAGGCCACCGAGTACCTGAAGAAGTCGCAGAAGGAAGACGGGAGCTGGTCCGCGGAGCCGCAGAACCGCGGCGTCACCGGGATCGTGGTCGCGGGCCTGATCCGAACAGGGACCAAGCCCGAGGACGAACCGGTGGCGAAAGGCGTGAAGTTCATCGAGAAGCTGGTGAACGCGAAGGCCGGGCACATCGCGGGCGACGACTCGAAGGCCGGGCTGATTAACTACACCACCAGCATCAACATCCTCGCGCTCGACGCGGCGAACAAGGGCGACAAGTACAAGGGCGTGATCGGCAACGCGACGAAGTACCTCAAAGAGTACCAGTGGGACGAGGCCCGCGGGAAGAAGGACGACAGCGACTACTACGGCGGCGCCGGGTACGCGGGCGACAAGTCGCGCCCGGACCTGTCGAACACCGCGTTCTTCCTCGAAGCGCTCAAGACGGCGGGCGTGGCGAAGGACGACCCGGCGTTCAAGAAGGCGCAGGTGTTCATCAGCCGGTGCCAGAACTTCGAGAGCGAGTACAACACCGCGCCGTGGGCCAAGAAGAACAACGACGGGAGCTTCGCGTACACCGGGGCCAACGGCGGCGAGAACCGGCGCAGCGACGACACGAAGAACGACATGGGCGGCTACGGGAGCATGACCTACGCCGGCGTGAAGAGCATGATCTATTGCGGGATCGCGAAGGACGACAAGCGCGTGCAGAAGGCGCTGGAGTGGATTGGCAAGAACTACACCCTCGACGCCAACCCGGGGATGCCGGAGGTGAACAGCCAGCGCGGGCTGTACTACTACTACCACACGTTCGCGAAGACGATGGACGTGCTCGGCATCGACGAGTTCACTGATGCGAAGGGCGTGAAGCACGACTGGCGCGCCGACCTGCTCGCGGCGATCGCGAAGCGCCAGAAGCCCGACGGCAGTTTCGTGAACGAAACCGACCGGTGGATGGAAGGCGACAAGAACCTCGTGACCGGCTACGCGCTGATGGCACTGAGCTACTGCAAGAAGAAGTGA